A section of the Anabaena cylindrica PCC 7122 genome encodes:
- a CDS encoding ComEC/Rec2 family competence protein translates to MMQSSSVIICLAYILGLLLTAVPWGGVGILVLGILAAVLFRAIYINLRKFAQKREKPLTKAKGSANTLQTTPHPRVWLIAGLVGLLATLYFQLRMPQPGEKDISQFISEENNSNQEQLVIVRGEVASNPRLTRNQRGQFWLEATQLDEVKNDKGPASVPKGVTGKLYVTVPILQATGLYPSQQIAVTGMLYKPKAASNPGAFDFQKYLKQEGTFAGLIGKQINLIDENRKWGWWQVREKIVRSQVRWLGVPEGPLVSAMVLGSKTVDLPYDIRDLFVKVGLAHALAASGFQTSLILGVILQLTRRTKKVTQIIFGSLGLITFLGLAGFQAAVLRAVIMGFAALVGLALERKVQQLGSLLLAATLLLLFNPLWIWDLGFQLSFLATLGLVVTATPITKRLDWLPPAIASLISVPLAATIWTLPLLLQVFSVVAVYSVPLNIITTPLISVISIGGMVSSLASLVLPDVGSTLASFLYYPTHWLIQLAEFFGNLPGSSVAVGSISTWQMLVIYGLIISTWLLRWWQRRWWFAGLITIILVIIPIWHSTSNLLRITLLATDTEPVLVIQDRGKVTLINSGDEGTGRFTILPFLQQQGVNKIDSAIASNFLGNQNDAWLEVLQRLPIKNFYDYASQPNNNISTQAIQQKLQKYEGIYQPLGLGQIVNTSSSISQFMNEKLPILRLQVFGQNWLLVGTVKSQQIEQLMKTGDLSSPQVLWCPSESLQDLVVALKPQVAIATANNLDSKTLSSLSQEKTKLFFTGRDGAIQWTPKGEFEAFIQVTENKASSL, encoded by the coding sequence ATGATGCAGAGTAGTAGCGTAATCATTTGTCTTGCCTATATTCTAGGGTTGCTGCTGACGGCAGTTCCTTGGGGTGGTGTAGGAATTTTAGTTCTGGGGATATTAGCCGCAGTTCTATTTCGGGCAATTTATATTAATCTGCGAAAATTTGCTCAGAAACGAGAAAAACCTTTAACTAAAGCTAAGGGATCTGCGAATACTCTACAAACTACTCCTCATCCTAGAGTGTGGCTAATAGCTGGTTTAGTGGGGTTGTTAGCTACTCTATATTTTCAATTGCGAATGCCACAACCAGGGGAAAAAGATATTAGTCAGTTCATTTCTGAGGAAAATAATAGTAATCAAGAACAACTTGTGATCGTGCGAGGGGAAGTTGCGAGTAATCCCCGTTTAACGCGGAATCAGAGAGGGCAATTTTGGTTGGAAGCGACACAGCTAGATGAGGTTAAAAATGATAAAGGCCCAGCTAGTGTACCAAAAGGGGTAACGGGTAAGTTATATGTAACTGTACCTATACTCCAAGCTACTGGTTTATATCCTAGTCAACAAATTGCTGTGACGGGGATGTTGTACAAGCCAAAAGCTGCATCAAACCCTGGTGCTTTTGATTTTCAGAAATATTTAAAGCAGGAAGGTACATTTGCTGGTTTGATTGGAAAACAAATAAATTTGATTGATGAAAACCGAAAATGGGGATGGTGGCAGGTTAGGGAAAAAATTGTGCGATCGCAAGTACGTTGGTTAGGGGTTCCTGAAGGGCCGCTTGTGAGTGCTATGGTTTTGGGTAGTAAAACTGTTGATTTACCCTACGATATCCGCGATTTATTTGTGAAGGTGGGATTAGCTCATGCTCTAGCAGCTTCTGGTTTTCAAACTTCCCTGATTTTGGGTGTTATTTTACAGCTAACTAGACGTACAAAAAAGGTAACGCAGATTATCTTTGGTTCCTTGGGTTTAATTACTTTCTTGGGTTTAGCAGGGTTTCAGGCTGCGGTACTCAGAGCGGTAATTATGGGTTTTGCAGCCTTAGTTGGTTTAGCGTTGGAAAGGAAAGTTCAACAACTAGGATCTTTGCTGCTGGCAGCTACGCTGTTATTATTATTTAATCCGCTTTGGATTTGGGATTTAGGTTTTCAACTCAGCTTTTTGGCAACTTTGGGGTTAGTTGTCACTGCAACACCGATAACTAAACGTTTGGATTGGCTACCACCTGCGATCGCTTCTTTAATTTCTGTTCCCCTAGCTGCCACGATTTGGACTTTACCATTACTATTGCAAGTTTTTAGTGTTGTAGCTGTTTACAGTGTGCCATTAAATATCATCACTACACCATTAATCTCTGTTATTAGTATTGGTGGAATGGTTAGCAGTTTGGCAAGCTTAGTTTTGCCGGATGTGGGCAGTACCTTAGCAAGTTTTTTGTACTATCCAACTCATTGGTTAATTCAATTAGCAGAATTTTTCGGAAACCTGCCAGGAAGCTCAGTTGCAGTTGGTAGTATATCAACTTGGCAAATGCTGGTAATTTATGGATTAATTATATCTACTTGGTTGCTGCGATGGTGGCAGCGGCGTTGGTGGTTTGCTGGATTAATTACTATTATTTTAGTAATAATTCCTATTTGGCATTCTACTAGTAATTTATTGCGAATCACTTTATTAGCAACTGACACAGAACCAGTTTTAGTGATCCAAGACAGAGGAAAAGTTACTCTGATTAATAGTGGAGATGAAGGTACAGGACGCTTCACAATTCTACCATTTCTACAACAGCAGGGTGTTAATAAAATTGATTCGGCAATTGCCAGTAATTTTTTAGGTAATCAAAATGATGCTTGGTTAGAAGTTCTACAAAGGTTACCTATTAAGAATTTTTATGATTATGCTTCCCAGCCCAATAATAATATTTCAACTCAAGCAATTCAACAGAAGCTACAAAAGTATGAGGGAATTTATCAGCCTTTAGGATTAGGGCAAATAGTGAATACTAGTTCTAGTATTTCCCAATTTATGAATGAGAAATTACCAATTTTACGATTGCAAGTTTTTGGACAAAATTGGTTATTAGTAGGTACTGTCAAATCTCAACAAATAGAACAGTTGATGAAAACTGGTGATTTATCTAGTCCGCAAGTGCTTTGGTGTCCATCGGAATCTTTGCAAGACTTGGTTGTCGCACTGAAACCACAAGTAGCTATCGCTACGGCTAATAATCTTGATAGCAAAACTTTATCTTCTTTAAGTCAAGAAAAAACTAAACTGTTCTTCACCGGTAGAGATGGGGCTATTCAATGGACTCCCAAGGGCGAATTTGAAGCTTTTATTCAAGTCACAGAAAATAAAGCTTCCAGTTTGTAA
- a CDS encoding CapA family protein — protein MASRSQTQLFAWSFLSVCFCLGISLGVTIRFGKIQQSDAAATEIPVFTPDSIPSLGEEEQTITIKAVGDIIPGTNFPNYRLPRDRNQLLPTSVRSYLQGADILFGNFESNLTNYPYSSKDISRGQTFAFRSPPAYAQLFAEVGFNVFNIANNHTMDFGLIGQQDTIQNLEAKGIKTLGHKNQILYLEANQIPIAMIGFTTYDLYNSIHNLEAAKALVEEAKNNAKIVIVSMQVGAEGTSALHVKNKTEFFYGENRGNSLKFARTMIDTGADLVLGHGPHVPRAMEIYKEKIIAYSLGNFLGYRTLSTNAQTAYSMILEVKLNSKGKLVSSKIIPIHLNRQGIPQIDQYFRTVGLLRYLNNHDFPDNMLKIDEKGEIIVLNQNPN, from the coding sequence ATGGCAAGTCGTAGCCAGACGCAATTATTTGCTTGGAGTTTTCTGAGTGTTTGCTTTTGTCTCGGTATTAGTTTAGGAGTGACAATCAGGTTTGGAAAAATACAACAATCAGATGCTGCTGCGACAGAGATTCCTGTATTCACTCCCGATTCGATTCCTAGCTTAGGTGAAGAAGAGCAAACAATCACTATTAAAGCAGTTGGGGATATTATACCTGGTACGAATTTTCCTAATTATAGATTGCCACGCGATCGCAATCAGCTATTACCAACATCTGTCAGATCCTATTTACAAGGAGCAGATATTTTATTTGGTAACTTTGAAAGCAACTTAACTAACTATCCCTACAGTTCCAAAGATATCAGTCGCGGACAAACATTTGCTTTTCGTTCACCACCCGCTTATGCCCAATTATTTGCCGAAGTTGGTTTTAATGTATTCAATATTGCTAACAACCACACAATGGACTTTGGTCTAATTGGACAACAAGATACAATTCAAAATTTAGAAGCTAAAGGTATAAAAACATTAGGTCATAAAAATCAAATCCTTTATTTAGAAGCTAATCAAATACCAATTGCGATGATTGGCTTTACAACTTATGACTTATATAATTCTATTCACAACTTAGAAGCAGCCAAAGCTTTGGTAGAAGAAGCCAAAAACAACGCCAAAATTGTTATTGTGTCGATGCAAGTTGGAGCAGAAGGAACCAGTGCTTTACACGTAAAGAATAAAACAGAATTCTTCTATGGTGAAAACCGAGGTAATTCCTTAAAATTTGCCCGGACAATGATTGATACAGGAGCCGATTTGGTTTTAGGACATGGGCCTCATGTTCCCAGAGCAATGGAAATTTACAAAGAAAAAATCATTGCTTATTCTTTGGGTAATTTTTTAGGATATCGAACTTTATCGACAAATGCCCAAACAGCTTACTCAATGATTTTAGAAGTAAAACTCAACTCAAAAGGAAAATTAGTATCCAGTAAAATTATTCCTATTCATTTAAATCGCCAAGGTATACCACAAATTGATCAATATTTCCGAACCGTCGGACTGTTGCGTTATTTAAATAATCATGATTTTCCTGATAATATGCTCAAAATTGATGAAAAAGGAGAAATTATTGTTTTGAATCAAAACCCAAATTGA
- a CDS encoding serine/threonine protein kinase has translation MLTGTTLQNGKYSIIQEIGRGGFGITFKAMHHYLGQEVVMKTINERLRQNPDFPKFELQFQDEARRLATCVHPNIVRVSDFFVEDGLPYMVMEYIPGENLGEAFVLPGILLPEETAVHYIRQIGAALQVVHKNGLLHRDIKPDNIILRQGTQEVVLIDFGIAREFNSGVRQTHTGLVSEGYAPIEQYLTQAPRTPATDVYGLAATLYALLTGQVPIPALLRDREPMPSPRELQPHLSAYINQAVMRGMAVESRFRPPTVAEWLQLLPGIGLEITPQILTQPAPTIDLSTQQSENLLKTVAPTSIPTPSLTGKLAGLSQKIGTKAFMGVGAILVATTAGFSITSILPKSQLQSDPTPLVEQPTQEFTTPKAVVESQPSPQNQETRTFSPRKSSSLSSDVSERRKRNQRVSPELTPDSDSDSVSDQSSPEKSPQDNSPKFSPRKIRQPASTPVITPPPSLLEKLREVQSSPSDTSVPSLENTSPVKIENNDSPKPSAPKNSVVIPVAPPPKNSVVIPAAPPTESKSSDSSAVVVPTQDTKSNSGSEKSESEGN, from the coding sequence ATGTTAACAGGCACAACTTTACAGAATGGAAAATATAGTATTATCCAGGAAATAGGCCGGGGCGGATTTGGTATTACCTTTAAAGCAATGCATCACTACTTGGGTCAAGAGGTAGTGATGAAAACTATCAATGAACGACTACGACAAAACCCTGATTTTCCCAAATTCGAGCTACAATTCCAAGACGAAGCCAGAAGATTAGCCACTTGTGTCCATCCTAATATTGTGCGAGTGAGTGATTTCTTTGTTGAGGATGGGCTACCTTACATGGTGATGGAATATATTCCTGGGGAAAATTTAGGTGAGGCGTTTGTTTTACCAGGAATACTGCTACCAGAAGAGACAGCAGTTCATTACATCCGCCAAATTGGTGCAGCATTACAGGTAGTACATAAAAATGGCTTGCTACACCGAGATATCAAACCTGATAATATTATTCTCCGCCAAGGAACTCAGGAAGTAGTGCTGATTGATTTTGGCATTGCCAGGGAATTTAATAGTGGTGTTAGACAAACTCACACAGGTTTAGTGAGTGAAGGTTATGCACCGATTGAACAATATTTAACCCAAGCACCGCGTACTCCAGCTACTGATGTTTATGGTTTAGCAGCAACTTTATATGCACTATTAACAGGACAAGTTCCCATACCAGCATTGTTGAGAGATAGAGAACCAATGCCTTCTCCCCGTGAACTACAACCTCACTTGAGTGCATATATTAATCAAGCCGTCATGCGGGGTATGGCGGTTGAGTCTCGGTTTCGTCCTCCCACAGTAGCAGAGTGGCTGCAATTACTACCAGGAATTGGGTTAGAGATAACACCGCAAATACTCACTCAACCAGCACCGACTATAGATTTATCCACCCAACAGTCAGAAAATTTGCTCAAAACAGTTGCACCTACTTCTATTCCTACACCATCATTAACAGGGAAGTTAGCAGGACTATCTCAAAAAATTGGTACTAAGGCATTTATGGGCGTTGGTGCCATTTTAGTTGCTACTACGGCAGGATTTAGCATCACTAGCATATTACCCAAATCTCAGTTGCAGTCAGATCCCACGCCACTTGTTGAACAACCTACTCAAGAATTTACCACGCCAAAAGCTGTTGTTGAAAGTCAACCCTCACCTCAGAATCAAGAAACTCGAACTTTCTCACCCCGTAAATCGTCATCTCTTTCTAGTGATGTGAGTGAAAGACGCAAGCGTAATCAGCGTGTTTCCCCAGAACTAACTCCTGATAGTGATAGTGATAGTGTTTCTGATCAGAGTTCTCCAGAAAAATCGCCTCAAGATAACTCTCCCAAATTCTCACCCCGCAAAATTCGGCAACCCGCTTCTACACCTGTTATTACTCCTCCACCTTCCCTGCTTGAGAAACTACGGGAAGTCCAATCGTCTCCTTCAGATACCTCGGTACCATCTTTAGAAAATACCTCACCCGTTAAGATTGAGAATAACGACTCGCCCAAACCTTCGGCACCTAAAAATTCTGTAGTTATACCCGTAGCACCACCACCTAAAAATTCTGTAGTTATACCCGCAGCACCACCAACAGAATCGAAGAGTTCAGATTCTTCTGCGGTAGTTGTTCCAACGCAGGATACAAAGTCCAATTCGGGTTCAGAAAAATCAGAAAGTGAGGGCAATTAG
- a CDS encoding FGGY-family carbohydrate kinase, which translates to MTFYLGIDFGTSGARGVVIDEEARIVSQMRHPWALVTDWVNCWEKTLWSLLEAISEEWRREIGAIAIDGTSSTILLTDAAGQPVDTPLLYNDTRGSLMLKDLSHIAPPNHTVLSATSSLTKLLWMQQLPTASQARYLLHQADWLASLLHGKLGISDYHNALKLGYDVEKLQYPEWLKKLPIQVHLPQVLAPGTPIAELRPEIAARFGFRRNCLVCAGTTDSIAAFLASGAKLPGEAVTSLGSTLVLKLLSRTRVEDSQYGIYSHKLGDLWLTGGASNTGGAVLKKFFSNDELINLSREIDLSKESELDYYPLLKEGDRFPINDPHLPPRLEPRPDHPREFLHGLLASMAKIEVRGYELLQQLGSDKLIRVYTAGGGAANSTWTVIRERYLKVPTFSSVNTEAAYGTALLAMRGIRKEN; encoded by the coding sequence ATGACCTTCTACTTGGGTATTGATTTTGGTACATCTGGCGCACGAGGTGTAGTGATTGATGAAGAAGCTAGGATTGTGTCCCAAATGCGTCATCCCTGGGCATTGGTAACTGATTGGGTAAATTGCTGGGAGAAGACTTTATGGAGCCTTCTAGAGGCAATTTCAGAGGAATGGCGGCGAGAAATTGGTGCGATCGCTATTGACGGTACTTCTTCCACAATTTTGCTCACAGATGCCGCTGGTCAACCTGTAGATACCCCTCTATTGTACAACGATACGCGGGGATCATTGATGCTAAAGGATTTGAGCCATATTGCACCGCCAAATCACACTGTTTTAAGTGCAACTTCCAGCCTCACCAAACTCCTATGGATGCAACAACTACCCACTGCTAGTCAAGCTAGATATTTACTACATCAAGCCGATTGGTTAGCGTCTTTATTGCATGGAAAATTAGGTATTAGCGATTATCACAACGCCTTAAAGCTGGGTTATGACGTAGAAAAATTGCAATATCCAGAATGGCTAAAAAAATTGCCAATTCAGGTTCATTTACCGCAAGTTTTAGCCCCTGGTACTCCCATTGCTGAATTACGTCCAGAAATTGCGGCTAGATTTGGTTTTAGGCGTAATTGTTTAGTATGTGCAGGTACAACAGATAGCATTGCGGCTTTTCTGGCTAGTGGAGCAAAATTACCAGGAGAAGCTGTAACTTCATTAGGTTCAACTTTGGTACTTAAACTTCTGAGTCGTACCCGTGTAGAAGATTCACAATATGGAATTTACAGCCATAAATTAGGTGATTTGTGGCTCACTGGTGGAGCTTCTAATACGGGAGGTGCGGTATTAAAAAAATTTTTCAGTAATGACGAGTTAATCAACTTGAGTCGGGAGATTGATCTATCAAAAGAAAGTGAGTTAGATTATTATCCATTATTGAAAGAAGGCGATCGCTTTCCCATTAATGATCCCCACCTACCTCCAAGACTAGAACCCCGTCCAGATCATCCTAGAGAATTTTTACATGGCTTGTTAGCAAGTATGGCAAAAATTGAAGTACGGGGATATGAATTATTACAGCAACTAGGGTCTGACAAATTAATTCGTGTTTATACTGCTGGTGGTGGTGCAGCAAATTCTACTTGGACAGTTATTAGAGAAAGGTATTTAAAAGTTCCTACATTTTCCTCTGTAAATACCGAAGCAGCTTATGGAACTGCCCTTTTAGCAATGCGGGGTATAAGAAAGGAAAATTAA
- the psaM gene encoding photosystem I reaction center subunit XII — protein MSISDTQVYIALAVALIPGILAWRLATELYK, from the coding sequence ATGTCTATATCAGATACTCAAGTGTACATTGCTCTAGCTGTGGCTCTAATTCCAGGCATTTTGGCTTGGCGTTTAGCTACTGAACTTTACAAATAA
- a CDS encoding tetratricopeptide repeat protein, with the protein MDHYSFLASGSQKNQLYRDEQKNTVCTKTGVKDSSKSQVEDSYLRSCALKLAHQGDYTKAIALLSQLIDSHPHNAVDYNNRGLIYFQSGESQKALHDYNTAMQINPKLASAYNNRANYYAACGELTAALADYDQALDLNPRHVRAWINRGITLRDLGQYKEAIDNLEISLLFGQLQGHIWAERGRTYHLWGDWNCAIADYYRALTHITSSNTKEDVSSYRLRLQLESWLNELLFPQKTDW; encoded by the coding sequence TGTATGTACAAAAACTGGAGTTAAAGATAGTAGTAAATCTCAGGTTGAAGACAGCTATTTACGATCTTGTGCTTTAAAGTTAGCTCACCAAGGAGATTACACTAAAGCGATCGCTTTGTTAAGCCAACTCATTGACAGTCATCCTCACAATGCAGTTGATTACAACAACCGGGGTCTAATTTATTTTCAAAGTGGGGAATCGCAAAAAGCACTGCATGATTACAATACAGCAATGCAAATAAATCCTAAGTTAGCTAGTGCTTATAATAACCGAGCTAATTACTATGCTGCTTGTGGGGAGTTAACAGCAGCATTAGCTGATTATGATCAGGCTTTAGATTTGAATCCCCGTCATGTTCGCGCTTGGATCAACCGGGGTATTACCCTGCGTGATTTGGGGCAATATAAGGAAGCAATTGATAATTTGGAAATTTCACTGCTGTTTGGTCAACTACAAGGTCACATTTGGGCTGAACGTGGCAGGACTTATCATTTGTGGGGTGACTGGAATTGTGCGATCGCAGATTATTACCGCGCCCTTACACACATAACCTCTTCAAACACCAAGGAAGATGTTTCTAGTTATCGCCTCCGGTTACAACTAGAAAGTTGGTTAAATGAATTGCTGTTTCCCCAAAAAACAGATTGGTAG